The following are encoded in a window of Gramella sp. MT6 genomic DNA:
- a CDS encoding AraC family transcriptional regulator, with the protein MYQQFIPVDFIVENKALHRCPCTIQRMVGVDPSCAYVITAFRFTNGEEPLRKVSSIRHSLKSGKKESAATKILLKQVRLYILKNLHTDLPSLRELGLIHRTNKTKLKEGFKKMYGTTIHRFHMEKRLDKGALLIRTTELPISIITQKCGFKDHSHFSKNFRKQFGQTPSQYRRDYQRSIL; encoded by the coding sequence ATGTATCAGCAATTTATTCCTGTTGACTTCATTGTTGAAAATAAAGCATTACATAGATGTCCTTGCACTATTCAAAGGATGGTGGGAGTAGATCCCTCCTGTGCATATGTCATTACAGCTTTTCGTTTTACGAATGGTGAAGAACCTCTGAGAAAAGTAAGTAGTATAAGACATTCATTAAAATCAGGAAAAAAGGAAAGCGCTGCAACAAAAATTTTACTGAAACAAGTACGTCTTTATATCCTTAAAAATCTTCATACCGATCTTCCATCTCTTAGAGAATTAGGTCTTATTCATCGTACTAATAAAACGAAACTCAAAGAAGGATTTAAAAAAATGTATGGCACTACCATCCATAGGTTTCATATGGAAAAAAGGCTTGACAAAGGAGCACTCTTGATTAGAACTACGGAATTACCAATTTCCATAATTACTCAAAAATGCGGTTTTAAGGATCATTCTCATTTTTCCAAGAATTTCCGCAAACAATTCGGGCAGACACCTTCTCAATATAGAAGGGATTATCAACGGTCGATTTTATAA
- a CDS encoding aminotransferase class I/II-fold pyridoxal phosphate-dependent enzyme, which produces MAKIKHNNFLDTVDEVITNATKAGVLHLHAEGSGLNGRKIKVNGIESFHFGTTGYLGLEQDQRLKNAAIDAIQKYGTQFPLSKTYISHPLYARLEEKIKEIYNNPILITKNSTLGHIAVLPTAVRDEDAVILDHQVHWSVQNAAQLLKIRGIPVSLIRHNSLDMLEDRIKRLSGKVKKIWYMADGVYSMYGDYAPIEDLISLCEKYPQLHLYFDDVHGMSWKGHNGGGYVMEVLKELPENILLFGTLSKTFGASGAVLVCPDRKLFRKIKNFGGPLTFSAQLEPSAVAAASASADIHLSSEIYSLQKALQMRINYFNELLSKTNLPLISKNDSPVFYIGTGLPATGYDFVKRMLDEGFFVNLGLFPAVPVKNTGVRITISCHNELEDIKALVDALENHYEKALKATNNTLERVGKAFNISVNPTTIKEKSDSDVSVIYAESIEDIDTDLWNKLLGNHNMLNKEGLQFLEKCFSHNDQKEHNWNFHYFIITDQKDDPILATFLTSGLWKNDMLAPESVSKAIEQDRESNPYAMTTKVLSMGCLFTEGSHLYLDHKHSQSEEAIKELLLRIEALGERLRTGMCVLRDFKKSTALAEVFQKEGYIPVSMPDSCVINNLEWNSEEEFLETLSSRSRKHFRKEVLPFEDKFHISILDSPTPEKIDIYHELYKNVKSKNFGLNTFTYPKKVFQNMASDSNWEFIELKLKKEKQIAGVMFCYKNKGGIYVPNLIGMDYEYSREYQVYRQLLYQTIKRAKNSNFQKIDLGFSASFEKRKFGATIIEKQAFIQTSDNFLLEQLDMMRNEIS; this is translated from the coding sequence ATGGCAAAAATAAAACACAACAATTTTCTGGATACCGTAGATGAAGTAATTACCAATGCAACTAAAGCAGGAGTTTTACATTTGCATGCTGAGGGATCAGGATTGAATGGACGGAAAATAAAAGTTAATGGAATAGAATCCTTTCATTTTGGAACCACGGGCTACCTGGGTCTGGAACAAGACCAGCGTCTTAAAAATGCTGCTATAGATGCCATTCAAAAATATGGTACTCAATTTCCACTTTCAAAGACTTATATCTCACATCCATTGTATGCGAGGTTAGAAGAAAAAATAAAAGAGATCTACAACAATCCAATTCTTATAACCAAGAACAGTACGCTAGGTCATATCGCAGTTTTACCGACGGCAGTTAGAGATGAGGACGCGGTAATTTTAGATCACCAGGTGCATTGGAGTGTTCAAAACGCTGCCCAATTACTTAAGATAAGAGGTATTCCCGTGAGTTTGATACGTCATAACTCGCTGGACATGCTGGAAGACCGAATAAAGAGATTATCAGGAAAGGTTAAAAAAATATGGTATATGGCAGATGGGGTTTATTCCATGTATGGTGATTATGCCCCCATAGAAGATCTTATCTCCCTTTGTGAAAAATATCCTCAGCTGCATTTGTATTTTGATGATGTGCATGGAATGAGCTGGAAGGGCCATAATGGTGGTGGCTATGTAATGGAAGTCCTAAAAGAACTCCCTGAAAATATTTTATTATTTGGCACCCTAAGCAAAACCTTTGGAGCCTCGGGTGCGGTCTTGGTCTGTCCAGATCGAAAACTCTTTAGAAAAATTAAAAATTTTGGTGGCCCCCTCACCTTCTCTGCCCAACTGGAACCCAGCGCTGTTGCCGCGGCAAGTGCTTCGGCAGACATTCATCTTTCTTCGGAGATTTATTCACTACAAAAAGCTCTTCAGATGCGGATAAATTATTTTAATGAATTGCTTTCAAAAACCAACCTGCCCTTAATTTCAAAGAACGACTCCCCGGTTTTTTATATTGGTACGGGCTTACCCGCCACCGGCTATGATTTTGTGAAACGAATGCTGGATGAAGGATTCTTTGTAAACCTGGGATTATTTCCAGCGGTTCCTGTGAAAAATACCGGGGTAAGAATTACGATTTCCTGCCACAATGAATTAGAAGATATTAAAGCCCTGGTGGATGCCTTGGAGAATCATTACGAAAAAGCGCTAAAGGCAACTAATAATACTTTGGAAAGGGTTGGCAAAGCTTTTAATATAAGCGTGAACCCAACTACGATAAAAGAAAAATCAGACTCAGATGTATCGGTGATTTATGCGGAAAGCATCGAAGACATCGATACAGATCTATGGAATAAATTACTTGGAAATCATAATATGCTTAATAAAGAAGGACTTCAATTTCTGGAAAAATGCTTTTCCCATAACGATCAAAAAGAGCATAACTGGAACTTCCATTATTTTATAATTACAGATCAGAAGGATGATCCAATTTTAGCTACATTTTTAACCAGCGGCTTATGGAAGAATGATATGCTTGCACCGGAATCGGTATCTAAAGCCATAGAGCAAGACAGGGAATCCAATCCCTATGCGATGACTACTAAAGTACTGTCTATGGGATGTCTCTTTACCGAAGGGAGTCATTTGTATTTAGACCACAAGCATTCACAATCTGAGGAAGCTATCAAAGAACTCTTATTAAGAATCGAAGCGCTGGGAGAAAGACTAAGAACTGGAATGTGCGTTCTGCGCGATTTTAAGAAATCTACAGCCTTAGCAGAAGTTTTCCAAAAGGAAGGTTATATTCCCGTCTCCATGCCAGATTCCTGTGTAATTAATAATTTAGAATGGAACAGTGAAGAAGAATTTCTGGAAACATTAAGCTCCCGGTCTCGAAAACATTTCAGAAAAGAGGTACTGCCGTTTGAAGATAAGTTCCATATATCAATTTTAGACTCCCCTACTCCTGAAAAAATTGATATCTATCATGAACTCTATAAAAATGTGAAATCAAAAAATTTCGGATTAAACACTTTTACCTATCCAAAGAAAGTATTTCAAAATATGGCATCCGATTCAAACTGGGAGTTCATCGAATTAAAGCTTAAGAAGGAAAAGCAGATAGCCGGCGTCATGTTCTGTTACAAAAATAAAGGAGGTATATACGTCCCCAATTTAATCGGAATGGATTATGAATATTCCAGGGAATATCAGGTATATCGTCAGTTATTATATCAGACCATAAAAAGGGCTAAGAACTCAAACTTTCAGAAAATAGATTTAGGTTTTAGCGCCTCCTTTGAAAAACGAAAATTTGGTGCAACCATAATTGAGAAACAGGCTTTTATTCAAACTTCCGATAATTTCCTGTTAGAACAATTGGACATGATGAGAAATGAGATTTCATAA
- a CDS encoding RteC domain-containing protein, with amino-acid sequence MIQGNNKMFDDVIHEFHNSLNTKVVPIPHPLKKADKGIDISNHTLSKLKEIVEKEDFENTPDEIEFFKKIKPCPMSYLIYFSEVRSCETRKPKAGKNFQFRFFEKELRKINKFFYKNNDFVQYMEQGHEYLDHQLFTRNHRKNYPFTPMINYYQYPEFSSSHDMLWAKIQAMYRLIHFIREAMETLRPGKQSGLMDKKHKVMLWSGSKTSLVELIYALYANGDLNHGTVDISTITSSFEDFFNIKLENIYKTYSEIKSRKGPRAKYLHNLILRLEAKMNQDDEK; translated from the coding sequence ATGATTCAAGGTAATAATAAGATGTTTGATGACGTAATACATGAGTTTCACAATAGTTTGAACACTAAGGTGGTACCAATCCCTCATCCCTTAAAAAAAGCGGATAAAGGGATTGATATTTCAAATCACACCCTTTCTAAATTAAAAGAGATTGTGGAAAAAGAGGATTTTGAAAACACCCCGGACGAGATCGAATTCTTTAAAAAAATCAAACCCTGTCCTATGAGCTATCTCATCTATTTCTCAGAAGTACGATCCTGTGAGACTCGTAAACCTAAAGCAGGTAAGAATTTTCAATTTCGATTTTTTGAGAAGGAACTACGTAAGATCAATAAGTTCTTTTATAAGAATAATGATTTTGTCCAATATATGGAACAAGGGCATGAATACCTGGATCACCAGCTTTTTACCAGGAACCATCGTAAGAACTATCCTTTCACTCCCATGATCAATTACTACCAGTATCCTGAGTTTTCAAGCTCTCATGATATGCTATGGGCAAAGATCCAGGCTATGTATCGGCTTATCCATTTCATTAGAGAAGCAATGGAAACTCTACGACCAGGAAAACAAAGTGGTTTGATGGATAAAAAACATAAGGTCATGTTGTGGTCAGGTTCAAAAACTTCATTGGTAGAACTTATCTATGCCTTATACGCCAATGGAGATCTTAACCATGGTACTGTAGATATCAGCACAATCACTTCTTCTTTTGAGGATTTCTTCAATATCAAACTGGAGAACATCTACAAAACCTACTCTGAAATAAAGTCCCGAAAAGGTCCCAGAGCAAAATATCTTCATAATCTTATCCTGCGTTTGGAAGCTAAGATGAACCAGGATGATGAAAAATGA
- a CDS encoding helix-turn-helix domain-containing protein, with protein MPTSIITTDDLREFKMELLAELKTLFTKQNSGTLKRYLKSSEVMDLLQISPGTLQNLRINGTLPYTKVGGIIYYDVQEIHRVMDENRVKHNFDL; from the coding sequence ATGCCAACAAGTATTATTACCACAGACGATCTTCGAGAATTCAAAATGGAATTGCTCGCAGAATTAAAAACCCTCTTTACCAAACAAAATTCCGGGACACTGAAACGCTATCTTAAATCCTCAGAGGTTATGGATCTGCTTCAAATAAGTCCGGGTACTTTACAAAATCTTCGAATAAATGGTACCCTGCCATATACCAAGGTAGGTGGGATTATTTACTATGATGTCCAGGAGATTCACCGGGTGATGGATGAAAACAGAGTAAAACACAATTTTGACCTATAA